The following nucleotide sequence is from Glycine max cultivar Williams 82 chromosome 9, Glycine_max_v4.0, whole genome shotgun sequence.
TTCTACTTCTTTGCTACGAAGTCTTGGAACATTACAGCTTTGATTAGGCAGCAGCAAGACGAGCATGTCCTTTATTGATTGGTGTATTATAATTGACTAAATCAAACTTGGAATTGGTATATTGACATCGTTTTTCAacactttcttttttaaagttTCTTTTGCAGGGTCAGCGAAACTAATACTGTTAACTTGGCCTCTATTGGTAGTAAAATATTAGAACTTATAGGAATATAACAAGTTGTTAGGAAGGTTAGTGAAGGATTCATGATCATCATTGAGCATTGATAATACATTAATTCAAACAGCACCAAATATTCCATACTAGATGCAGCCAGATCagattatcttttcttttttcttgtcaaTCTAATTTTTCATGTACTTTTAGGTTGATGATTAGATCATAAAAATAGCACCTTTTAATTAAGAGCGTGTGCCATTTCTGGTGCGTTAAGACCCATCATGTCTTTGATGGTTTGCCTAAGCTGCAAAGGTAGACTGAACCCAACACCTTCACTCGTGGGATGTGATGTGATAACtacttttgacatttttttttttggttttccaagGGTATTTTATTTCTGCACCCTTTGGTCATGAAGCCATGGGTTAAACCCTCCTCACAAATGACTTTTGTATTCCCTTGAAGCACAGTTTACCTACCACTGTTCCTAACCCTTTGTGGGGTTCACTACTTTGACATTTATATCACAATAtcctttatgtattttttttaagaataaatatttatttccttttatattaattattttaaaaatcatatattgaaaGATGATTTTTGATTAgataatagtgtaaaaaaatttaaattattaaactcTTCTTTAAAAGGCTAATTTACTGAGTTACTGAAAGATATTGAGTTTTCATGTATCAGATTAAGTAGTACAGAAGAAACCAAAACGGAGTTCagtttaaatattcaaatacaaGGTGAAATTAAGGAGTAATGTTCCATGTCTTATTAGCAGCAAGGTGGCGTAAGGATTAAACTAGTAAATTTGGCTTTGTCATATATATACCATATTATGTCATTGAGACACACACGCCTACCAAGTCAAAAACCCGAGTTAAATACACTTGTAGGCCAACCCCACCACCTTGTGGTCACTACTGAGTTctgaatattttaaatgaagaaTCAAATTCAGACGCAAAACGCAGCCTGAGAAGAAACCAAGAAAACTGACATAAGGAAGGGTTGCTATTTGGGGGAGGATCAATGAATAATGAGTAATGTCTCCATGCACACACACCAACCATCTCATTATAAATTGCTAAGTTTTTCAACTCATCATCAATTGGCACTTTTTGCTTCAGAATGAATGCTTGAGGTTGAGGAGAACCAGAACCAGAAGCATGAATCAACTTGGTGGTGTTAGCGTTATCCTTCTGGTTCTCTCAGTCTTGTGTTTCCATGTTAGAGCACAGACTTCTGCACCTTCTTCAGGAGATGCTGTCTCCAATTTCCAGCCAAGCCTTGCTGTTGTCATAGGAATCCTTGGTGTCATGTTCTTACTGACATTCTTTCTTCTCATGTATGCAAAATTCTGTCATCGCCGCCATGGCGGCGCTTCGGCCGTTGGAGACTCAGAAAATCAACTTACTTTTGTGAGATCAAGGTCTAGATTCtcaggaattgacaagactgtCATAGAATCACTCCCCTTCTTCAGATTCTCTGCACTCAAAGGGTTAAAGGAAGGGCTGGAGTGTGCAGTGTGCTTATCAAAGTTTGAAGATGTTGAAATTCTGAGACTTGTACCAAAGTGCAAGCATGCTTTTCATATTGATTGCATAGACCACTGGCTTGAAAAGCACTCTACCTGTCCTATTTGCAGGCACAGAGTCAACCCTGAGGACCACACAACCTTCACATATTCAAACAGTTTAAGGATGTTAGCAGGTGAGGAATCTAACATAGAGATCTTGGTTCAGAGAGAAGAGGAAGAGCATCATGGTTCATCAAGATTCAGTGTAATTGGAAGCAGCAGCTTTCGGAAAACGGTCAAGGAAGAAGAATTACTCATCCAAAAAGGAGCAGAAGATAGTGATGGTAACCAGAAAGGGTATCATAAACACAACCACAGGATTACTATATCTGATGTTGTGTTCAAGCACAGGTGGAGCAACGTGAGTTCTTCAGACCTTATGTTTCTGAATTCGGAGATGCTCAATGATACATCAAGCAACAGATTCAGCAGCAACCTGGAATCAATTACAAGAGGGGTAGTGGTGGAAAATGAGCAAATTATGAACATCAAGGAGGAGATGGAGAGGAAGATTTCCTTTGAGAACAAAGTTGTTGGTGCACTAAACAACATCGTTTCAGATCATAAGGAAGATCCTCCTTTTACATCAGATTCTGCACCAAAGTATGTGAACCCGGGTGAGAAAAGGTCAATGTCAGAAATCACTGCTGTTTCTAGATTTGGAGATTTAGGCATGAAAATGAGGGTCTTGAAGGATTCTGATTCCCTTCAAAACAACCTTAAAGAGGAAAGAATGAGGCAGATTTGGTTTCCAATTGCCAGAAGAACAGCTCAATGGTTTGTgaatagagaagaaagaaggtCTCTGCAATCTCAGAATAATAAACAACAGCCATTAGATGTATAATCCAATCCAATCCAACCTTCCCGAGGTACACATGTTTGGTTTCATTCCTTGATTAACAACTACATGTAGATTTCAGGctgtttttttgttgattagTATATAGTTAAGTAAAGCAGGTACCGGTTCcttgttttttgtttcaatctctctaattttttaattcttatgatCCGCATAAAAACTTTGTTAATCTTTCTATGACAGAAAATTTAAGGACCCCTCGTGACCAGAATAATAGAAACACTTGTAGACTTAATTgtgtcttctttttcatttcctaATCAAATTTTCTATTGATTTTCAACAAGAATTATAGAAGACAGCTTCATGCCGCTGTGCTCGATCAATAATGTTGTGTATATGTGTGTTAgccatttaatttaaatatggtCATCTTGGTCATATTGTATATATCTCTTTCTCTTCCATTCTCTTTTGCTCAACACATAAACATTGCACATTATTAACAACTAAACTTAGGAACAATTAGCTGAATACCACATTGGGTTCATTAATCAAACAAGTTCTTTTTCTTTAGCTCTTCTGATTAAGCAAGAGGAAAAAATGGATCAATAACCCGAAAAAGTTCAATAAACTAAAACACTAAAATTTGATTGAGcaagttaatttttatatgctTAACCAATCCTTAAACTTCCAACCCCTCCAAAGTTTTGCACCTCTTCTCTTCAATTTTTCCTCCAATGGATTAAATCTAATAACCAAAGGCAAATTGCCAATTAACCAATTTGTAGCCGGTCAaccaatagaaaaataaaactaattaagtCTGTAATTTATGTCATTAGGTTGAATAATGGCATATAATATGTATAAACTCCAGAAGGTTTTCAAAGTGAGTGGTAGTTTTTGTCAGTTTCTTCTGTCTGAAGTGTGCATATTAATTCATGGCGCAAGACATGCAATACAATACGCAAGAAAAATAAGTCCTATCCCATTGTCTTAATGGCAAAATAAAGGATGCCATTGCCAAATGTGACCTCAGCAATTACATCAGCCAGTTTTTTACACACTTTGTCTGCTATGTcaatagtttttgtattatgcAGCATGAGTCAGCTAGGTACTTACAAAGACAAGGTGCTTATATGGTGcagaatttttttactttaagagtaTTTTATAGAAGACAAGAGGGCTGTTTTTGATCGTCAATCCGTCATGATAGATTAATTGTTAACATtatcttatataaatattattaacatttgTCAATGTAGTTTAATATTAGTTACATTTTTTAAGGGGTAGGTCTCCTTATAGGCATTatcagattaaaatattttggttGGGAGTATGGGGGAAAGCgattaaataataaacaaagtttAAAACCGGAAATAATTACATGTGCCTAGCTATCAGGCATGTGATGACATGATGATGAAGTTAGTCATCTCGATGTTATTATGTTCTTTTAAGTGACCTTGATTGGCTAAGCTGTAGGGTATAATTTGTAAGTACAAGGATTTGATTGTCGAAgtacattatatttttcttatgatgcatcttggtatgaaagatcactcaatttgaatggccatcatcACATaacatgttatattttttaaaaaaaagagccGAAAAGAAGTACTAAATTGAGCCTGCATTTGCTTGAAAGGAGGAAAGAAAAACAGTTCAGCATATTACTGAAAATGGGAAGGACaacctcttttttttgtttaattcatGGGGCAACCTTGAATTGAGCATAATTTGTTAGTAATTTGAAATTTTCGCCAACACTTCGAAAAGGTTCCCTCATGTATATGGGCAGATGGGCCTAACAAACACACTAAAGCTGAGAAAGGCATGCAGCaaaaatctatttataatatataaattatgagtTACAAAATCATGTCACCACATTAAGCGAATAAATAactgtatttaaaaaataaaataataatgaataataaaatgtattatatttttttgttaaatttataataaaatatttgtatagaatgaagtatttatttttactcaTGTATATTGCAATAAAGTTTGAGACATAATAATAGtattaataatttaactatCAAACATGCATAtgccatataataataataataataataataataataataataataaaattacatttcattttaattataatcactCTTAGTTTGTACtaaataattgttgaaaaaaatctatttattatgcttatttaatttattgactattaattttcttatggcataaatattcattttctatTATGATACAAGACACATAAACTTCTTAGTTACATGTTTAGAAATTCCTAGTTTTCTCTTTTGGGACTGTTCCTTCCATCCCTTgtacatgttttcttttttgcttttctaTCAATGAATTTCAGGCTCGGTTTGGTTGTTTTGTGAGAACATAGTTGGAATATGATTCCATTTACCTGTCTTTTAAAAAGAAacacataaaattatatatatatatatatgatattagcaataaatatatatttataatttttaaacactATCACACTTGCATACTATTGatgattataaatgaaaaataaaaaaataattacaaattaatacctttagatttttttcattttatatttatattataaaaaatttaaaattataaatataataaataaataatacataataatcaattaataaatACATGAATTAAAACCTATTATTCTTATATCaatatctaataataaatatgcatttaaaactttactttctattaatgttacattaattaatactaTCCCCGGGTACTTATTGTAAGACACTTTAGATATAATCACATACCAATAAAAAGAGTTAAtgagatttattttattgatttttttaaaaaatgtaactaATTTTACTCTTATTAATAATCATTAACGTGTTCAAAGtaatatgataatattaaaatttaagagtATTTTgaatcattataaataaaaaaaacacaaatactTATAGTATTTAATAAGGACAGTTCTtgggagaaaaaataaatgttaaatagGAATGGTAAAAAAAACCATCAATTCTTTCTAAATAATgtcttataataaaaatgagaggagtataatttattaaataaataaaaaataagtacaaTAAATACATGAATTCAAATATTCTCTAATGTCACCATTAAAACCTATTATTTTCCTATATCTAATAATAATTATGCATTTAAAactcacttttttattaaatatcttaattttttattattctggTCTTTTGTTACTTTATTTCAGTCCTtataatattctatttttttattcatttttgttcTCGTAATATGTgaataatttttctattatttcttttttaaaataacaaaatattacggggacaaaaaaaaaatagatatattacagtaacttcaaaaaattacaagaatcaaaataataataaaaattacaaggaccgcttaaatttattttgtaaaacctaattttacaaggaaaaaataaaaaatattatattatagggacaaaaacatatcaaacctaatttaatatttttttaaatgaaggaaataaattAACCATGCATTTAATATCCAAAATATTTTGTTCacctttataaattttatatagtttttaatttataaataaaaaatttgatttcccTTTCCAATCCCTTCTAAAACTATACTCCAAACATACCCTAAATATTGCATTGTGTAAATAGCCCAGATATGCCAAAAATAACCCAGGTAGAAATACAACCAAAAGCTAATTAGACTTTACGGGGtgtgaatataaaattaaaaataagacaaaTTCAACTGAACCGGGTAAACTTGAAATGGACGCAACCACAAGTTccggaagaacaaaaataagattACATTTTGTGTGCTAATATGAATATTATTCCATGAAAAAACTAAATTGcttgaattgcaattgaaaatgaaaagaaattcaatcatttacacatatataatatttacagAGGAGGGAAATTACCcccaaaaataaattagaaaagggAGGAGATGAAGAAGATAATAAACCTACCCTACCCATTTTGCAACTAAAATATTCAAACTATAGGGAAATTCTGCATCTATTGCTCTCTTTGCATTTTCTGGTTAACTGCATTCTTGGATTGCAATTTGTCCAAATAAGCAAAGGTAAATACTGGTGCAGAGCCAAACTtcaaaaagaagacaaaacgTAATGGTGATTCTTCTACCAGTCCTCAAGCCATTCAGGCACATTAAGTTCTTTTACCTCCTGTAATGGGGAACCCAGATAACCAGTACTACAATCCTCAGAATGAACTTCCAAGTGCTGTGTTATACGAGAAATAATTTCCTGTGGAACGGGAAAGGTGTGGTTTCTAATCCCTTCCCATTCAACACCATTAAACCATGGGTGATTCTTGACAGAATCAGGACCTTGGCTACCAAGTCTAGTGTTTTCTTCCACTTCAAGTAGCTAAACCAATCAGTCAAATAAAACACAAATAGAATAAGTATGCATAGATGTCATTTTAAGCAATGCAAACTAAACAGAGTATCTTGAGAGAGTCTTAGTTCTTGCAATACCTTGGAGATGAGATCAACAGCTTCAGGGCTAAAAGTCTCGGGAAGATGTAGCTTCCTTTTTGCAATTTTGGCAACTGTATCAAGTTCATTTTCTCTCCATGATCCAAATGGCATCTCACCACgtaacataaaatatattaaaactccCAACGCCCACCTGCATAATCATCAATGATGACATTCACAAAATGCTATCGAGGAACATAAGTCAACCATAAATGCTTTACATGCTAGAGATTAAGAGTTTCTCCATTGTCAATGTATGCTAATACTGTTTGATCCAATTTGATGTAATGCAAGTCAGATGTAATTACAATCATATTGGTTGCAATTCcaaggaatttttaattttgcattCAGCAAATATAATGCTATTTTAGGTTATCTTTATATCTTGAGGAAATAAAGAAAGGAGTTTGCTACTGACAGGAGGAATTGTGAGGTTTAAGGAGAGAATCAACGTGTTTGGACAAGGTTTTATTTATACCAGTCAGCAGGGAAACCGTGGCCTTTTCCCAAAACAATCTCTGGAGCCAGTGAATCTGCCATCCCACAAATTGTGAATGTTCTCTCACCTGAAAGCTGTTTTCCAAATCTGAAGTCCACCAGCTGCAACCAGTTCAAGAATAATTGATCACATTATGCCataatatgaataatttttaatagataTCCTTTTATCAGGTAAATTTTaggaccaaaaaaatattaatagtgaCATAAGTCACATAAATATCAGTGTTATCAAATTGCTTCCATGGTGGAAATGGCATGAAGTAAATTGCTCAAAATGTGATAGCAAGTGCATGACATTGCAGCAGGTGATGGTGCTATGGCAGCGTGGCAGTATGATGGAGTTGTGATTCACATTGTGGATGACTCCCATTTCTAAAGGATATTTTAGAGTTTTTTAACTGTAAATTACCCACTTGACAATTAACAATGAGAATGATGACAACATCAGGAGGGAGCAGCCGAGCaagattatatttaaaatttatctgtCTCTACTTGATTTGTAGTCATTATTGCTACTTCTAGTTTCTAGTggcattaagaaaaaaaaaattgttatatttttttgacttatgTATTCATCTATATGTTTTGTGTGGTTTCTATTGCATTCAGATACAGATTGCAAAGGCAGGGGGGCATGTATGATCTGTAGGTATCCCTAGTTTACACTTACCTTGGAGGTCCATCTCAAAAACATGTCACTCAGTATATTTAACATGTACGATAATTGATTACTTACTACAAATGTTTTttacatgataattaagaagtggatttatttcatttttatgaaTATACTGTATGCTAGAGAGATTTTCTTCAACTTGAATGTTTGAAGACATATAACTAGGTTTATTTTGGGTCCCTCTCCCATTAAAATTCTGGCACTGCCTCTGATTGCATTTATATAACAGTCAGGGAATTGTGATAACTTTAATTTGATATGTTAGAAAACATTTGAATTATcttcataattatttatataaggtGTAAGATTTGTTTTAGGTATATTATGCATATGCATCCATCATTTGCCGCAATGCCATCTGCCATAACTCAATGGCGGATTCACCATTAATAATGCTAATAAACATGGATATGATATGATGAAAAGCAATAAAACAAAAGTTCCCAAACCTGTATATGTCCTGTCTGTTCCAACATCAAAACATCAGGTGACACACCTCTGTAGAGAACCCCATTCTGAAATCCAAGTATGAAATGCATAAAGTAAAAGAGCACCTTAGCCACTAGCcaaaaaaaggcataaaaacaagacaaaaaaattatttagatacAAGACCTTGTGCAAGTCTTCTAAGGCAGTAACAACAGAAGCCGCACAAAACTGCGCTGCTGATTCACTAAAAGGACTTGAAAGTATGGAAGACAAAGGGCAAGCAAGGCGAGTATTTAAAAGTATTCCAGCATACATAAGATCAGCACAAGTGCATAAAACCTGTGGTGTACAGGCTAAAGAGCCCATACCCATAATCAAATCTCTCTCTTTAAAGACTTGTGATTCCTTTCCTAGCTTTTTCACCTTTGGCTTAGAAAATCTCTTCAAAGTAAGCAAATTTTCTGCTACCAAAAAGTATTCATGCAGCAATGTTTGAttagcaaaaacaaaaatccaGCATACACTATTTCAGTATAGATTACAATTAAATGCTATTAATTGATGTAGGAAAAGACAACCAAGAtaccaaagaagaaaaataagtaattttttttaaaagaaaatattgatatttggCCACTAAAAGATTAGGTTTACATCCATTTAgtccttttaaatatttttaacacccactttcttcaaatttgattaattaaggGAAACTAATCCCCCAATGATTAGGTACTAGGTAGGTTTATATCAATTTACTCTACAAAAAGACTTGACTGAGTCAGATTTGGGAATTGAATTGATGGAACCATTGATTCATTCcatgtaaaaagtaaaaaattaaaggattaaatttatgtaaatcAATTATTCCCCGGATTAAACCATtcattagttatattttaagtgagaaattgaagaaaTATTTATCTACCTGAATCTCTAAAATTTGCAAGCCCTATTTCAGAGCAGTCAGTGGAATATAGTGTCTTTCTCCACTCCTACCAGAAAAAAAGGTCCATAAGCTAATTTGAGGATCTCGTGCCCAATGAATTGGAAAGCAACAGAAAACTCTTACCAAATCTGAGAGCTGGACCTTATCGAGGGATGAAAATTCATAATTTCTAGAATAATCCCTTGACCTGTGATTAAATTAATGGTGTCAATGATATGAAACTTGGTTCTTGAGTGCAGTATATAAGCAAATAAGCAGAAACCACAAAGTTGTTGTCTAACATATGAACATATTAAAACGTACTTGTGATCTTCCTGAGAAATCTTTTGTAAGGAGCCAATAACAGATTCAAATTTTTCCTTTGTTAGTAAAGCACATACAACATCACCCACAGCAACAGCACTCAAGGAACCAATATTTTCACCAAGAAGGGCCCATTCACCAAAATAGCTTCCCTCAGGCTTCTCTATTGACAGTTCTTTTCCGCTCTGTACATCATCCTCACTTTGGATGTCAGGCTTGAGGCTGTAGGCATTTGGACAAGACAATAAATCAGAATCCAAAGTGATTTTCACTCGTCCCTTTTGGATAATGTACAATGCAAGGACTTCATTCTGCAAAGACATACTGAAGATCATTAGGAAAGGAACAGAAAATAAATGGACAAAAGCAATCAAGCAATAGCTTACTTTGTCTATTATTGTCTGCCCATTTGAGAAGGAAACTTCAGAAAGGGAGTCAGAAATCTGACTGAGTTGTAAAATTGACAACCTTGAGAGGAGATCTACAGACCGAAGCAACTTCAATGATGACAAGTTAGAGAATTCTGACATTAAAATCCCTCGAAAATCTTCTCGTTTTAAAGACCAAAGAGTTCCTTTTGTAACAGCACATACAGAAGCCTGGAGGGGTTTATTGTACCTGTAATGCCATTTTGGGAAAAACCAATATGTTAAAAATCTGCAAGGCAAACAACAAATATTGTCATGGCAGctacaagaaaaaatataagacaTAAACATGACTTCAAATACAAAAACAACCATACTAAACCTTTACTGTTGTGTCAAGGCTCACCTTCATAAAAATGACTTCACATaattccaacaacaacaacaacaacaacaacaacaacaacaacaacaacaacgccttatcccactaggtggggtcggctacatggatcaacttccgccataatgtcctatcaagtaccatacttctatccaaatcattaagttcgagatccttcttgataacctctcttatagtctttttgggtcttcctctgcctcgaattgtttgccttctctccatctggtctactctcctcactacagagtctaccggtcttctctctacatgcccaaaccacctaagtctattttccaccatcttctctacaataggcgctactccaaccctctctctaatagctccgtttctaattttatcttgtcGAGTCTTCACCGCAACATATTAAGAGTTTAAAATTGGGTTgggaaatttataaaatatttcccATATTCTGGAATAATGCATTTATAGTTGCACTTTATATGCCTGTCCGGATAACAGTCCTCAACAAAATCAATACCTAACCTAGAGGAAACTTGAATTGCCTCACAGCCAGATATTTCTCATGCCAAACAGAACTACTTCAATTTAGTAGAAGAATGAAGGTAAAAAGTAAGATTGAGTGACTAACATTAGAGCAAGTTCTCCAAAGCATGAAAGTTTTTCAGCTGTGTAGTGCTGCAAAACCCTAGGTGCCTCCCCATCTTTTTCTTCCTGCCATTGAAATAAATGTTGAGCAAGAATTGTAACACGTCTCATTGACAATACAGAAACAAACCAAAATATCAGAAAAGAGTCAAAAGACCAGGTACAAGCAGCATTCATTATCTTGAAACATGATTTCAACTTGACTATACCAAAGGCAAAGCCAATTATAAGAGCTGAAGTGGTGGACTGGggtttaaaaataacaaaaagctGGTTTTCAAAAGAGGTCAAATCTTGGGAACCAACTTTATCACAAATGAAAAATTACTGGCTTGGAAAGTTGAGAAGAAATATTTATAGAAGTTTTTGAAGCCTGCAGATGCCACGACCCTTGCCTTTGCCTCTGACTAGGATAATTTTCAACATTTTCCTAAAAGAAGATCTGTGGAGCCATCACAAATTGATACTGCAATCAAATGACAAAGTTTATAAACCTGAGTCGCCGAGACCTCAAATTCTCCACTACCAACAACATAAAAACAATCACCTTCACCACCCTGCAAAGTATAACTATTGTCACAATTGtgcaataacaaatataaatgaAGCTAAAATAAAGAGAATTTTTTAACAAGATCCAAAGGCAATTTCCAACTTCATTTTCAGCCCCAGAAATCTACAAAAGTAGAAGAGTAATAGCAATCAAGAATTTTCGAGTTTCAACTAGAAAACTGACCTGTTTGACTATAATATCCCCAGGTTGGACTTCCACTCTTTGCATGCAATCCAATAAAACATGACACTGAGAATCAGTAAGTTTTCGGAAGAGAAAATGATCATGCAACGCCTGCTCTATGTGTGCCTGTGGCATATGAAGATGAAGCACCATCAAAGGCTCACAATTATTGAACTTGCCAATGGGAGAAACTAAATTTAAGACTTCATACTAGCATACCAGTGTGGCTAATGTTAATTCGAAAAGTGAATACCAGAGGAGTTAAATCAATTGTAAAAGTAAAAGATGAATCGGGGGTTTACTTCTTCTTCCCATGTCTTTCTATGGGCTGAGGATGGAGGAACCCAGGTTTGACCATTTTCTAGGGAATTTTCAAGTGCTCGGAGGCGTGCCCTTGACAATTCATGCCTTACGCGATGGTTTCTAGCGCTCCAGCCAAAGGTGGAAGGGGATTCTGAACCTGTCACCTCTACAACTTGAGGCACAGGGTTTCGCAAAACATCACCATAACTTGCTGACTGACCAACAGCAGACTAAATTGAAAGATTAGATAAGATACTAAAAACGAACAAGGGGAAATGGATGCGTGACGGTTTcttggaaaaaatataaatgaatagaagcaggaaaaaaaaggaaaagtaccATACTTCAGTTAGCCCATTTACATGCACAATGATGACTGTAATGTCATCTGTACGAGTTTCATACTGCAGCCAGAGCCGATAAGATTCTGCCACAATTGCAGCACAAGCATCACGAGGATCTTTAAATTTTGCAACCTGGAAATACAATggcaattaaaagaaaaaatatttgggTTAAATTGGATGATAAACCAAATCTAGGTTTCAAGttgctttaaattaaatttacaaaatctGGTTTTAAGACCAAATACACATAGTCATCATTTACATGTATCATTATCAGAAATCTATAAGGATTTGCTTCATGATTTAATTTAGACTTTTGAAAGATAGGTTGCAAGGTCAATGATGTGTCAACCTAGTCTGTACATAAGAAATTTCTGACAAGCTTCTATGAATGAAGACAAGCCCTAGTACATTCCACATCAACAGGAGGACAACTTGACAATAATAAAGCACCTCactggaaaaagaaaatatcattccccaaaaaaactgattttttaaCTTCCGTATTTATCCTACACGAAGGAGAAAGATTTACAAGATAAACATATGCTTACATGGCACTGAAATGAATTACCAAAAGcatcatgcaattaaataatttgggtctcaaaattaagtttcaattaatttttacacaTTTCAATTATTAGGCTTAATTATGGACAGGAATGTAGACACAAAATATTAACCAATTTGAGCATAACCCATGACTAGTTGATTATTCCACTAATAACAGAAGATTAAATTCAACAATTTTGAAAGTgaaactaataaattataatacttGTTGGGACATTGCAGTAGCATTGCACCCTCCTAAAAATCATTTCTCTAGTTAGAATCAACTTCAGGCACAAAATGGTGGGCTTGGTTTAAATTGGATAGTGTGTTTGCAATTCTACAAATGCTAATCT
It contains:
- the LOC100806950 gene encoding E3 ubiquitin-protein ligase ATL42-like precursor (The RefSeq protein has 4 substitutions compared to this genomic sequence), with amino-acid sequence MNQLGGVSVILLVLSVLCFHVRAQTSAPSSGDAVSNFQPSLAVVIGILGVMFLLTFFLLMYAKFGHRRHGGASAVGDSENQLTFVRSRSRFSGIDKTVIESLPFFRFSALKGLKEGLECAVCLSKFEDVEILRLVPKCKHAFHIDCIDHWLEKHSTCPICRHRVNPEDHTTFTYSNSLRMLAGEESNIEILVQREEEEHHGSSRFSVIGSSSFRKTVKEEELLIQKGAEDSDGNQKGYHKHNRRITISDVVFKHRWSNVSPSDLMFLNSEMLNDTSSNRFSSNLESITRGVVVENEQIMNIKEEMERKISFENKVVGALNNIVSDHKEDPPFTSDSAPKYVNPGEKRSMSEITAVSRFGDLGMKMRVLKDFDSLQNNLKEERMRQIWFPIARRTAQWFVNREERRSLQSQNNKQQPLDV
- the LOC100806950 gene encoding E3 ubiquitin-protein ligase ATL42-like isoform X1 yields the protein MNQLGGVSVILLVLSVLCFHVRAQTSAPSSGDAVSNFQPSLAVVIGILGVMFLLTFFLLMYAKFCHRRHGGASAVGDSENQLTFVRSRSRFSGIDKTVIESLPFFRFSALKGLKEGLECAVCLSKFEDVEILRLVPKCKHAFHIDCIDHWLEKHSTCPICRHRVNPEDHTTFTYSNSLRMLAGEESNIEILVQREEEEHHGSSRFSVIGSSSFRKTVKEEELLIQKGAEDSDGNQKGYHKHNHRITISDVVFKHRWSNVSSSDLMFLNSEMLNDTSSNRFSSNLESITRGVVVENEQIMNIKEEMERKISFENKVVGALNNIVSDHKEDPPFTSDSAPKYVNPGEKRSMSEITAVSRFGDLGMKMRVLKDSDSLQNNLKEERMRQIWFPIARRTAQWFVNREERRSLQSQNNKQQPLDV